A single Glycine soja cultivar W05 chromosome 14, ASM419377v2, whole genome shotgun sequence DNA region contains:
- the LOC114385489 gene encoding patatin-like protein 2: protein MERAESSIEQIQPPTYGNLVTILSIDGGGIRGIIPATIIGFLESQLQELDGPEARLADYFDVISGTSTGGLVTAMITAPDNNNRPLFAAKDIKPFYMDHCPKIFPQHSGLGGTILAKMIRSLGGPKYDGKYLHEVVKEKLGDIRLHETLTNVVIPTFDIKSLQPIIFSSYKLKISPCMDAKLSDICISTSAAPTYLPAHNFNNQDSKGNVHEFNLIDGGVCANNPTLVAMNEVTKQIIMQNPDFFPIKPMEYGRFLIISIGTGTAKNEEKFNAQMAAKWGLLDWLTQSGSNPLIDVFSQSSSDMVDFHLSAVTQALHSEDNYLRIQDDTLTGTDSSVDIATKENLEKLCHVGEKLLKKPVSRINLENGLFEPLKNRETNEDALKRFAKILSQERRLREMRSPHTKKTF, encoded by the exons ATGGAGAGAGCAGAGTCATCGATTGAACAAATTCAGCCTCCAACTTATGGAAACCTAGTAACTATTCTTAGCATCGATGGGGGTGGGATTCGGGGCATCATCCCCGCTACCATTATTGGTTTCCTTGAATCCCAGCTTCAG GAGTTGGACGGTCCAGAAGCGAGGCTTGCAGACTATTTTGATGTGATATCAGGAACAAGCACAGGAGGTCTTGTAACTGCTATGATAACTGCTCCAGACAACAATAATCGACCTCTTTTCGCTGCCAAAGATATCAAGCCTTTTTACATGGACCACTGTCCTAAAATTTTCCCACAGCATAG TGGCCTTGGTGGGACGATATTAGCAAAGATGATAAGATCTCTGGGAGGACCCAAATACGACGGGAAATACCTGCATGAGGTCGTGAAAGAGAAACTTGGAGACATTCGGTTGCATGAGACACTCACCAACGTTGTCATTCCCACTTTCGACATCAAGTCTTTGCAACCCATTATTTTCTCATCTTATAAG CTTAAGATATCCCCTTGCATGGATGCTAAACTCTCAGACATATGCATCAGCACGTCTGCTGCACCTACCTATCTCCCCGCTCACAATTTCAACAATCAAGATTCAAAAGGAAACGTACACGAATTCAACCTCATTGATGGTGGTGTTTGTGCAAATAACCCG ACCTTAGTTGCCATGAACGAAGTTACAAAGCAAATCATTATGCAAAATCCTGATTTCTTTCCAATTAAGCCAATGGAATATGGTCGCTTCCTAATAATTTCAATAGGCACCGGGACAGCCAAAAATGAGGAAAAATTCAATGCACAAATGGCAGCCAAATGGGGTTTATTGGATTGGCTAACCCAAAGTGGTAGTAATCCTTTAATTGATGTTTTCTCCCAATCCAGTTCAGATATGGTGGATTTTCATTTATCTGCTGTGACTCAAGCACTTCATTCAGAAGATAATTACCTTCGAATACAG GATGACACATTGACCGGAACAGATTCTTCAGTTGACATTGCTACAAAGGAGAACTTGGAGAAGCTTTGCCACGTTGGAGAAAAACTGTTAAAGAAACCAGTCTCTAGGATCAATTTAGAGAATGGTCTCTTTGAGCCACTAAAAAACAGGGAAACCAATGAAGATGCTCTTAAAAG GTTTGCAAAAATACTTTCACAAGAAAGGAGACTCCGTGAAATGAGATCCCCGCACACTAAAAAGACATTCTAG
- the LOC114385081 gene encoding 26S proteasome non-ATPase regulatory subunit 14 homolog has protein sequence MSGMERLQRMFAGAGGALGHPPPDSPTLDSSEQVYISSLALLKMLKHGRAGVPMEVMGLMLGEFVDEYTVRVVDVFAMPQSGTGVSVEAVDHVFQTNMLDMLKQTGRPEMVVGWYHSHPGFGCWLSGVDINTQQSFEALNQRAVAVVVDPIQSVKGKVVIDAFRLINPQTMMLGQEPRQTTSNLGHLNKPSIQALIHGLNRHYYSIAINYRKNELEEKMLLNLHKKKWTDGLTLRHFDSHSKTNEQTVQEMLSLAAKYNKAVQEEDELPPEKLAIANVGRQDAKKHLEEHVSNLMSSNIVQTLGMMLDTVVF, from the exons ATGTCGGGCATGGAGAGGCTTCAGAGGATGTTCGCGGGTGCAGGTGGAGCGCTGGGCCATCCCCCACCGGATTCCCCCACCCTCGATTCCTCCGAGCAGGTCTACATCTCCTCCCTCGCCCTTCTCAAAATGCTCAAACACG GAAGAGCTGGGGTACCCATGGAAGTGATGGGTCTGATGTTGGGGGAGTTCGTGGATGAGTACACCGTTCGCGTTGTGGATGTGTTTGCGATGCCTCAGAGTGGGACCGGTGTTAGCGTTGAAGCTGTTGATCATGTTTTTCAGACTAATATGCTTGATATGTTGAAGCAAACTGGAAG GCCGGAGATGGTTGTGGGGTGGTATCACTCGCATCCTGGATTTGGGTGTTGGCTTTCTGGAGTGGACATTAATACGCAACAG AGTTTTGAGGCTTTAAATCAACGGGCAGTGGCTGTGGTGGTGGACCCCATTCAGAGTGTGAAAGGCAAAGTGGTAATTGATGCTTTCCGGCTGATTAATCCACAAACTATGATGCTAGGTCAGGAACCACGACAGACAACTTCCAACCTGGGCCATCTAAACAAGCCATCTATCCAA GCTCTGATCCATGGCTTGAATAGACATTATTACTCCATAGCAATTAATTACAGAAAGAATGAACTTGAAGAGAAGATGTTGCTTAACCTTCACAAAAAGAAGTGGACTGATGGTTTGACACTCAGGCATTTTGATTCACATTCTAAAACTAATGAACAGACTGTTCAG GAGATGCTAAGTTTAGCAGCCAAGTACAACAAGGCAGTGCAGGAGGAAGATGAACTGCCACCAGAAAAACTTGCAATTGCAAATGTGGGGAGGCAAGATGCTAAGAAGCACCTTGAAGAGCATGTTTCCAATTTGATGTCATCAAACATTGTTCAGACTTTGGGAATGATGCTTGACACGGTTGTTTTCTAG